The Archangium primigenium genomic interval CACGAAGGCGGCGCTCTGCGCGTAGGCGAGCTCCACGTCCGAGGGCAGATCCGGCCAGTCCTCGGCCAGGTGCTCGAAGCGGAAGACCTTCTCCTGGGCCACGGCGCTGAAGAGCGCCGCGTAGTGCGTCATGGAGAGGTTCTCGCCGGTGAGGTTCTGCGCCAGGCCCTCCTGGAACCAGCGGGGCCAGCGCGGCGCGAGCCGTCCGAGCGCCACGTGCGCCAGTTCGTGCCGCAGGGTGATCTGCCCCTCGGGGCCCGCGAGCGTCAGCGCGTCGAGCAGGACGATGCCATGGGCGGGGTAGGCGAGCGCCACGGCCCAGCCCGGGGGCTCGCCGCCGGGCAGCGCCATGCCCTCGAACTCCGCGCGCCCCACGCCCAGGCGGATCTCCGTCATGCCGGGCCAGTCGCGGCCGAGCACGTTCACGAAGGCGTCGCGCATGGACTCGATGGTGGTGGCGAGCTGGCGCGCGGCGCCCTCGGCGCGCGCGGAGTACTGGATGCGAAAGCGCGGCGTCTGCACCGAGCCCTTCACCAGGGCGGGCAGGGCGGTGGGCACCAGGGCGGGCTCGACGCCGCCATTGGCATGGCCCGCCACCTGGGGGGGCGCCATCGCCTCCTGGGCCCCGACCGGGAAGGACCCGAAGCACAGCAGGAGCAGGAGGAGCAGATGGCGCATGGGCGGCCTCACGTGAGGCACCAGACATAGCAGCCTGGGCCCGCGCCGCGCCAAGCCTCGTGCACCCCCACCCCGCGACGCGGGGCGTCAGCGCCCCGGGCTACTCGGCGTTCTGCGCCTTCTTCTGGGTGAGGTACGCCACGTTGTCCTCCACGCGCGCGTAGTCCTTGTCCGCGAAGGTGCGCCCGCTGAACGTCTCCAGCAGCTTCTGGTGCGCGTCCACCACGGACTTCACCTGCGACTCGAACTGGGTGCGCTGGCGCTTGAGCTCGTTGATGTCCTCCACCACCTGCACCAGCCGCTGGTGCGCGCCGTGGACGATCTTCTCCGCCTGATGCTCCGCGTCCGCGAGGATGATCTCCGCCTCCTTCTTGGCGGCGACCTTCATGTCCTCGCTGATGCGCTGCGCGGTGACCATGGTCTCCTGGAGGGTGCGCTCGCGCTCCACGTGCTGCTCCAGCTTGAGCTGGGTGCGCTTGAGCTCCTCCTTGAGGCCGATGTTCTCCTTGACCACTTCCTCGAACTCGCTGGACAGCAGCTCGAGGAAGGCATCCACCTCACCCTTGGCGTAGCCCCGCAGGGCCGCCTCGAAGCGCTTCTGGCGGATGTCGAGAGGGGTGATCTTCATGCGCCCGAGTATAGGCCAGCCCTAGGACTTCTCCAGGAACTGCTCCCCCAACTCCCTTGCTCGCCGGGTGGCCGCCTCCACGGCGTTGATGAGCGTGGTGCGCAGCCCGCCCGCCTCCAGGGTGTGCAGCCCGGCGATCGCCGTGCCCCCGGGGCTCGTCACCTGATCCTTGAGCTGGCCGGGGTGGGCGCTCGTCTCGATGAGCAGCTGCGCGCTGCCCAGCACCGTCTGGGCGGCCAGCTTGAGCGCGGTGTAGCGCGGCAGGCCCACCTTCACGCCCGCGTCCGACAGGGCCTCGATGATGAGGAAGATGTAGGCGGGGCCGCTGCCGGACAGGCCCGTCACGGCGTCCAGCAGGTTCTCGTCCACCACGGTGGTGGTGCCCACGGACTGGAAGATGCGGCTGGCCACCGCCAGGTCCTCCTCGCTCGCGTGCTCCCCGGGCGACAGGGCACAGGCCCCCGCGCCCACGAGCGAGGGCGTGTTGGGCATGGTGCGGATGATGCGCGAGCCCCCGCCCAGCCGCCGCTCCAGGGCGGAGATGGGCACGCCCGCGGCCACCGAGACGAAGAGCTTCTCGGGCCCCGCGGCGGGCGCCACCTGCACGAGCACCTTGTCCAGCGCCTGCGGCTTGACGGCGAGCACCACCACGTCCGCCTCGCGCACCGCGGTGAGGTTGTCCAGGGTGGTGCGCACCCCGTAGGTGCTCCGCAGCGCGTCCAGGCGCTCCGGGCGGCGGGCCGTGGCGAGGATCGACTCGGGCCGGGCGGTGCCCGCGCGCAACAGGCCCTTGATGAGCGCCTCGGCCATGTTGCCGGCGCCGAGGAAGGCGATGGTCCGTTCAAGCATCCGCCGGGTTCTAGCGTGAAACCCGGAGCGCCGACACACGCCGTGGGGGCGGAGTTTTCCAGCCCCCTCGCGTGCTCATTTCTTGACAGGGGATCGGATCGTGCGACCTTGGCGCTCGCTACGACCCTGTAGCGCCTGACACGGACGAGGTGGCACACCCATGAGCGCGGCGGTTGCGACGAGCTGGAACTGGCGGACCCTGGAGAACGTCGAGGTCGAGTGCACCCACTGTGGCGTGCGGATGACCAGTCAAGCGGGGCCTCGCATCAAGTACTTCCGCTGCGATTCGTGCCGACGCTGGGTGTCCAGCACCTACACCGAGGTCTTCCGGGCGGACGCGAAGATGCGCACCCACCCGGTGAAGGACACGAGCGCCGCGGACGAGCGCTTCCTGGCCGCCAAGGGCAAGCTGGACGCGTGGATGGCGGCCCTGGAGGAGCAGGATCCGCACCAGGTGCTGGGCGTGTCCCCGAGGGATTCGCTGGAGGTGGTGCGCACGCGCTTCCGCGAACTGGCGCTCGAGCGGCACCCGGACCGGGGCGGTTCGGAGGCGCAGATGCGCGAGCTGAACCTGGCCTACGAGAAGATCCTCCGCCACCGCGAGCGCGCCGAGGTGCGCCAGCCGGTGCGCCCGCCCGTACGGGCCGCGGTGCTGCCCGCGCGCGGCCGGTAGGGCGGGGGGAGGGAGCGCCCGGGCACGCCCGGACGGGCGCCTCACTGGGTGGTGTTCTGATCACCCGTGGCGCCGCCGCTGCGCTGCCCCTTGTAGTTGTCGCCGGGCACGTGGATGAGCACCACCTCCAGGACCTTGTTGCGCCGGGTCTCGCTCGTGTCCGAGAGCACCTGGCCGTGCCAGCCGAAGGGGTCCTCCGTCACCTCGCGCGGGGACTCCACCACGTCGCGCAGCTGCAGCCGCGGGATGAGGCACTCGGCCCGGAGGACGATCTGCAGATCGTTGTCCGAGAAGGGGTTGTTGGGCGTGTCGTCCACGTTGTCGCGGACGGTGACGCGGAAGTCGGGGGGCAGGGCGGCGGTGACGGGCTGGCCGTCCATCCGCCCGAAGGAGCCGGGGGCCCAGTCCTCGCGCTTGGCCCCGGGGTTGCTGAAGCCCCGGGCGGGATCGAGGATGCTGTTGGGCCCCCCCCACTCGGCGAAGCGCAGCCCGTAGAACTTGCGGCCGTACTGGGCGGCGGACTCGGCGCACGTCTGCGCGTCGATGTCGCGCACGGAGCGGTTGCTGCGCTCCTGCTCCGCGCCGGTATACGTGAGCACGCCAAAGATGATGAGCGCCAGGATCACGGTGATCCCCAGGGCGGTCAACAGGGTGGAACCACGAGGAGCTTGGGGCTTCATGTCGCGTCTCCGGCCTGTCAGATGCGCGAGGCGGCGAGGTTCTTGAGGAGTACCACGGTGCTGAGCACCCGGCGGCGGAAACCACTGGCTTCGGGTTGGGCGGTGGGTCCCGACAGATCCAGACCCCGCTCGAAGGGCGTCATCTCGCCCTTGGCCTGCAGGTCGCCCTTGTCCCCGATGAGGGGCGCGCTCGTGCGCGCCGAGAGGCTGACGCGAGCGTAGAGCAGGTACGGATCGGTGAAGCCGGCCGTGGGGCCGACGTCGCTGAAGCCGTCGTGGATGCCATCGCCGTTGGAGTCCGAGGCCCACTGCACCTGCAAGTCCTCCACGTCGCGCGCCAGCACGGAGGTGTTCAGCACGGCGCCCGTGCGGGGATGCAGCGTGTCCATGACCAGGTCGCCGCGCTCGGGGTGCTGCTCCGAGGCGGGCACGTAGGCAATCCGGTAGCGCACGATCTGCACCGGGAACACGCTGGCGCCCATGTCGATCCGGATGCCGTTCTGCTCCTGGAGCGTCTCGGGGATCATCCCGCCGGTGCGCACCTCGACGCGCGGGGTTCCGCCGTCCAACTGGGCCCGGTCCACGGGCACGAGCATGGCGCGCTGGAAGTTGGTGATGAGGGCGCTGTCGCCCTCCTCGAAGTGTTGCGCCACCACGCCGGGCGTGGTCGCCCGGCGGGGATCCGGTGTCACGTAGAACCGGCTGTTGGTCAGATCGCTCAGCAGCTCGCTGCGCCGGTCGGCCTTGTAGCGCAGGAGCGTGATCGTGTCGGGGGCCTGGGGCATCTTCGGCCCGAGCGGGGCGACGCCGTTCTGGAAGATGAGCGCGGAGCGCATCACGCGGTTGCCCGATTCATCCAGATAGGCGTACTGGGTGCCGCCCACGCCGGTGGCCGCCAGGGCGCGCGAGAGGGTGCGCAGGGCGGCGCGGGACTCCTCGTTGGCATCCGACAGCAGCTGCTGGTTGCGCCGCATGCGGCCGGCGGCCAGCAGCACGGCCACCGCGGCCGACAGCAGGATGATGCCGAGCGCGGCGCTCATCACCAGCTCCACCAGGGTCAGGCCGCGGCGCGGGCGCCGCCTCCGGACCAGGGACGTTAGCGGGTCAGGACGGCGCTGGTGACGACGCATTGGGAATTACCTTCCAGGAAGTTGCCACACACGCCATCCGTCGCGTGGCTGACCGCGACGGTGACGCGCCACGTGTCTCCGATGTCGGAGCTGCTACTCACCTCCTGCGTGTAGCGCACGTAGCGGCGGTACTGGCAGGTGGGGTGGTAGCCCTGCTCGGGCGTGCCCGTGCGGCGGCAGGGGCGACCATAGATGTCCACCCACCCCATCAGGCTCGGATCCGTGCACAGCACCGCCGGCTTGCCGCTCTCCTGGCAGTCCGGCGGTGCACCATCCACCACGGGCGCCGCGGCGGCGGCGGCCGTGCGCAGCTTCTGCTTCTGGTCGCCCATCACCAGGACCTCCAGCCGCTGCTGCGCCAGCCGCATCGCCACGTAGTGGCGATAGGAGCGGCTGGAGTAGCGGGCGGCGATGGTGTTGGCGGACACCAGGGCCAGGGTGGCCACGGCGATGATCACCATGGCCACCATCACCTCGACGAGCGTCAAACCCCGGGGAGCAGTCCGCCTGGCCATGCTGGTCTACTCCGCGAGGGCCCGGCCCAGATCCAGCCAGGAGCCGATGCGCACCGGGCTGCGCTTGCCTTCGATGCTCGACACCGGCACGTCGACGGTCTTGGGCGGCGTGCTCTGGATGCCCGTCATGGTCTGGGTGACGATGGTGCCATCGGGCAGCACGAGCACGCCCGCGGCCGCCTTGCCCGCCGTGGCGATCTCCTTGTCCGCCGTCTTGCCGCTCTTGTTCAGGTCCACCAGGTGGGTGCGGCCCTGCATGTTGGAGTTGAAGGGATCGCTCTCCGTGGTGCCGTAGGCGGTCGACAGCACGATGTTGCTGCCGACGATCTTCGGCGAGCCCACGGCGCGCTCCTTCTCCTCGAGCGTCAGGAAGGTCACCGCGCCGGACTTGACGGTGCCGCGATTGGCGAGCGGGCTGCGCAGATCGAAGGGCACCGGGGTGCTCTTGTCGTAGGAGAGCACGTCGCGGATGCCCAGGTCCTCGGGCAGCGCCACCGCCACGTACATCCGACCCTTGATCTTGTCGTTGCGCGCGAGGACCCAGTCGGCGCCGGCCGTGCCGAACACGAGCGCCAGCTTGCCCGAGGCCTTGTTGCCCACGCCCAGCCCGCTGAAGATGCTGCCGGCCTCGAACGTGTAGGGCAGGCGCATGATGGCCGGCACCGTGCTCACCGGGTGCAGCGGATCCTGCGTGCTGTAGAGCGGGTAGCTCACGGGCGAGCCGCCGACGTTGAAGTAGTTCAGGTTGGCTCCCGTGTGGGCGGACAGCTCCCACACCCGGCCTTCCATGTCACCCACGTACACCCGGTCCATGCTGCCGTCGCCGTCCACGTCCAGCGTGGAGGTGCCGCCGGGCAGCGAGTTGGAGGTGTCCTCGCCGTAGGGGCGCTCCCACTGCCAGATCTTCTTGCCCGTGCCCGCCTCCAGGGCGAACACCTGCAACTGCTGGGCGCCGTCCTTGCCGCCGTTGGTGGCCACGACGACCTGGTAGCTCGGGCGGTTGCCGCGGCGCACCGGCACCAGGTTCACCGTCAGCGTGTCGCCGAGGTCCAGGAAGTTGAAGGGGCCCGTCTTCTTGGTGGGCGGATCCAGGTAGGGCGGGGGCGGGTTCTTGTCGCCGTCCTTCCAGCGCTCCGTCCACTTGATGGCCGTGTCCTTCTGCGCGTCGCCCGTGTTGGTGTTGTCCGTCTTGGACACCACGTCCCAGAGCACGAGCGGCTTGAGGGGATCCGTCACGTCCAGCGCGAACAGCTCACCGCCCAGGCGGCCCGAGCCCGACACGAGCACCGTGCGCCAGCGGAACTTGCCCGTCGAGCGCTCCTTGTCGTTGGAGAGCACGCCGTCGTTGTTGGTGTCCTCGTAGTCCGCGTAGATGTCCGACACCACCGGCGAGATGTCCACGCGGGCGTTGTTGGTGGACAGGCGCGAGAGCTGCCCCTTGGGGACGAACGCCCACAGCTCGGTGCCCGGCTTGACGCTGGCCATGCCCGCCTGGGTGCCGCGCAGGTAGATGGCGTGCAGCTGGCCGTCCAGGCCGCCCACGTAGGCCACCTCCGGACGCACCGTCTTGATGTAGGGGCTGGGGCCCACCACCGCGGCGCTCGCGTGATCCAGACCGCCGAGCGTGGAGCGCACCTCGCCGAACTGCCGGTTGTCACACTGGTTCTCGGTGGGCGTGAACACGTCGAAGGGCGTGCCGTCGTTCACCTCGTGCGCCACACAGTAGCCCCGCACCCGCTGCAGGAAGTGCTTGCTCATGTGGTTGTACGTGTTGAACAGGGTCGTCATGTTGGAGAGGATCTCTCCGGCCCCGGTCGGATCCAGCACGCTGGTCCCGGTGGAGTTGAGGTCCAGGCCCATCGCCTCCTGCAGGTCGCACATCTTCTTGATCTTGCCCGTGCTGGTGTCGTCCACGCAGCCGTTGCCGAGCTGATCGACGGTGAAGGGCACGCGCTTGAGGCCGGTCTGGTTGGCGCCGAGCACGGTGAAGAGGGTGCGCTGGCCCGGCGAGGGCACCAGCACGCTGGCCTCCCAGGTGGCGTTCTGGCTGAAGGTCTGGCGATCCGTGTCGATCGCCCTCGCATCGTAGGAGCGCAGGCGGCCCTCGATGTAGGGGAAGACCCAGTCGGCGGCCTGCTCCGCGCGGAAGTTGATGCGCTCGGGGTAGAGGGCCTGGGGCGGGGTGTGCAGGAAGGTGCCGGCGAGCACGTTCATCTTGTCGAGCTTGCCGTCCTTGTCATAGGTGAGGTCGGCCACGGGCTCCGAGCGGCTCGTCTCGAGCGACTCGGGCTTGTAGGCGAGGTTGAGCAGCGTGTTGAGCACGATGCGGTTGCCGCCCGCGAGCTGCGCGAAGGTGTGGCCCGCCAGGTAGATGACGTTGCCCTTCTGCTTGTTGTTGTCCTTCTGGCGCGACACGTACAGGTCCCAGCCGTCCTTGGCCGCGGTGGGGGACTTGGTGCTGATCATCCGCACCGCGCCCTCGTCGTAGTCCTGGCCCGAGCGGGGACGGAACGCCTCGACGGTGCTCGTGGACGGCACGGTCAGCTCGAAGTCGCCCTTCTGGCTGAACAGGTCGCCGTAGTTGCTGTAGCTGTAGCAGTCACCCG includes:
- the proC gene encoding pyrroline-5-carboxylate reductase encodes the protein MLERTIAFLGAGNMAEALIKGLLRAGTARPESILATARRPERLDALRSTYGVRTTLDNLTAVREADVVVLAVKPQALDKVLVQVAPAAGPEKLFVSVAAGVPISALERRLGGGSRIIRTMPNTPSLVGAGACALSPGEHASEEDLAVASRIFQSVGTTTVVDENLLDAVTGLSGSGPAYIFLIIEALSDAGVKVGLPRYTALKLAAQTVLGSAQLLIETSAHPGQLKDQVTSPGGTAIAGLHTLEAGGLRTTLINAVEAATRRARELGEQFLEKS
- a CDS encoding type IV pilus modification PilV family protein yields the protein MARRTAPRGLTLVEVMVAMVIIAVATLALVSANTIAARYSSRSYRHYVAMRLAQQRLEVLVMGDQKQKLRTAAAAAAPVVDGAPPDCQESGKPAVLCTDPSLMGWVDIYGRPCRRTGTPEQGYHPTCQYRRYVRYTQEVSSSSDIGDTWRVTVAVSHATDGVCGNFLEGNSQCVVTSAVLTR
- a CDS encoding J domain-containing protein, with protein sequence MSAAVATSWNWRTLENVEVECTHCGVRMTSQAGPRIKYFRCDSCRRWVSSTYTEVFRADAKMRTHPVKDTSAADERFLAAKGKLDAWMAALEEQDPHQVLGVSPRDSLEVVRTRFRELALERHPDRGGSEAQMRELNLAYEKILRHRERAEVRQPVRPPVRAAVLPARGR
- a CDS encoding DivIVA domain-containing protein; the protein is MKITPLDIRQKRFEAALRGYAKGEVDAFLELLSSEFEEVVKENIGLKEELKRTQLKLEQHVERERTLQETMVTAQRISEDMKVAAKKEAEIILADAEHQAEKIVHGAHQRLVQVVEDINELKRQRTQFESQVKSVVDAHQKLLETFSGRTFADKDYARVEDNVAYLTQKKAQNAE
- a CDS encoding peptidase MA family metallohydrolase; the encoded protein is MRHLLLLLLLCFGSFPVGAQEAMAPPQVAGHANGGVEPALVPTALPALVKGSVQTPRFRIQYSARAEGAARQLATTIESMRDAFVNVLGRDWPGMTEIRLGVGRAEFEGMALPGGEPPGWAVALAYPAHGIVLLDALTLAGPEGQITLRHELAHVALGRLAPRWPRWFQEGLAQNLTGENLSMTHYAALFSAVAQEKVFRFEHLAEDWPDLPSDVELAYAQSAAFVGWLAARQGPAGMGRLVDEVATGQPFEQAFGKALHTSLWVEEQAWREGLSARYGWLPLTTSSSLLWLLIIALGLAASLRLRTIKERRLAEMDAREAAEEAALRAELEAELAQQRPTLSLPPDVVTQEAHGDAESADSPESPSTDWRESPTSEPEEDPERTPTPTKPTLH